The nucleotide sequence GCAATTATTAGAAGAGAAACGAAAAGATATTATTGAAATTGCAGCGAGACATGGAGCGTATAATATTCGTATTTTTGGTTCTGTCGCAAGAGGCGAAGATAATGAAAATAGTGATTTTGACTTTTTGATTGATGATGATTTAGATAAAATCTCACCCTGGTTTCCAGGAGGATTATTGGTAGATTTAGAAGATTTATTAGAGCGTAAAGTAGATATTGTTACTGAAAAAGGACTAAGTGATTTAATTCGCCAGCAAATTTTAACTGAGGCGATTCCACTATGAAAAAAAAAGAGAAGACATAATAGTCTTCTCTCAATAAATGAAATATTATTAATTACTTAACGCTTCCCGTTATTGTCTGTTTTTGGCGATTCAA is from Gloeocapsa sp. DLM2.Bin57 and encodes:
- a CDS encoding DNA polymerase subunit beta, with protein sequence MNLKQLLEEKRKDIIEIAARHGAYNIRIFGSVARGEDNENSDFDFLIDDDLDKISPWFPGGLLVDLEDLLERKVDIVTEKGLSDLIRQQILTEAIPL